Proteins found in one Oncorhynchus mykiss isolate Arlee chromosome 3, USDA_OmykA_1.1, whole genome shotgun sequence genomic segment:
- the LOC118944692 gene encoding vegetative cell wall protein gp1-like: protein MAEKLGVVSLVICTSSRSPPAPHHQPLTTSPSPPAPHPQPLTTSPSPPAAHHQHLTPSTSPPAAHPQPLTTSRSPPAPHHQPLTPSPSPPAPHHQPLTPSPSPPAAHPQPLTPSPSPPAPHPQHLTPSRSPPAPHHQPLTPSPSSPAAHPQPLTPSPSPPAAHPQPLTPSPSPPAPHPQPLTPSRSPPAAHPQRLTGFVTQSCSLTRHPRAQQSP, encoded by the exons ATGGCTGAAAAGCTGGGCGTAGTATCTCTGGTGATCTG tacatcaagCCGCTCACCCCCAGCCCCTCACCACCAGCCGCTCACCACCAGCCCCTCACCACCAGCACCTCACCCCCAGCCCCTCACCACCAGCCCCTCACCACCAGCCGCTCACCACCAGCACCTCACCCCCAGCACCTCACCCCCAGCCGCTCACCCCCAGCCCCTCACCACCAGCCGCTCACCCCCAGCCCCTCACCACCAGCCGCTCACCCCCAGCCCCTCACCCCCAGCCCCTCACCACCAGCCCCTCACCCCCAGCCCCTCACCCCCAGCCGCTCACCCCCAGCCGCTCACCCCCAGCCCCTCACCCCCAGCCCCTCACCCCCAGCACCTCACCCCCAGCCGCTCACCCCCAGCCCCTCACCACCAGCCGCTCACCCCCAGCCCCTCATCCCCAGCCGCTCACCCCCAGCCCCTCACCCCCAGCCCCTCACCCCCAGCCGCTCACCCCCAGCCGCTCACCCCCAGCCCCTCACCCCCAGCCCCTCACCCCCAGCCCCTCACCCCCAGCCGCTCACCCCCAGCCGCTCACCCCCAGAGACTTACAGGGTTTGTAACTCAGTCCTGCTCCCTGACTAGACACCCGAGAGCGCAGCAGTCCCCCTAG